In Panthera uncia isolate 11264 chromosome B4, Puncia_PCG_1.0, whole genome shotgun sequence, one genomic interval encodes:
- the CAPZA3 gene encoding F-actin-capping protein subunit alpha-3 isoform X2, with protein MSLSVLSRKEKERVIRRLLIQAPPGEFVNAFDDLCLLIRDEKLMHHQGECAGHQHCQKYCVPLSIDGNPVLLSHHNVMGDYRFFDYQSKLSFKFDLLQNQLKDIQSHGIIRNETEYLRNVVLCALKLYVSDHYPKGNCNVLRKTVKNKEFLIACIEDHSYETRDCWNGLWKSKWIFQINPFLTQVTGRIFVQAHFFKAVNLHVEISKDLKESLEIVNQAQLALSFARLVEEQENIFQVAVLEELQELSNEALRKILRRDLPVTRTLIDWQRILSDLNLIPPADVVTLHLIAF; from the exons ATGTCACTTAGCGTTCTGagtaggaaggagaaagaaagagtaattcGCAGACTGTTGATACAGGCTCCTCCAGGGGAATTTGTAAATGCCTTTGATGATCTCTGTCTGCTTATCCGTGATGAAAAACTTATGCACCATCAAGGTGAGTGTGCAGGCCACCAACACTGCCAGAAATATTGTGTACCACTCTCTATCGATGGAAATCCAGTACTCTTGTCTCACCACAACGTAATGGGTGACTACCGATTTTTTGACTATCAAAGCAAACTTTCTTTCAAATTCGACCTGCTTCAAAACCAGTTAAAAGACATCCAAAGTCACGGTATCATTCGGAATGAGACAGAATACCTGAGAAATGTTGTTCTGTGTGCCTTAAAACTGTACGTGAGTGATCACTACCCAAAAGGAAATTGCAACGTGCTGAGAAAAACCGTGAAAAATAAGGAGTTCTTGATAGCGTGCATTGAGGACCACAGCTATGAAACAAGAGACTGCTGGAATGGCCTTTGGAAATCTAAATGGATTTTCCAAATCAATCCATTTCTAACCCAAGTAACAGGAAGAATTTTTGTGCAAGCTCACTTCTTCAAGGCTGTCAACCTTCATGTTGAAATCTCCAAGGACCTGAAAGAAAGCTTGGAAATAGTTAACCAAGCTCAACTGGCTTTAAGTTTTGCGAGGCTTGTGGAAGAGCAAGAGAATATATTTCAAGTTGCAGTCTTAGAAGAATTACAGGAGTTATCGAACGAAGCCCTGAGAAAAATTCTACGAAGAGATCTTCCAGTGACCCGCACTCTTATTGACTGGCAAAGGATACTCTCTGACTTGAATTTG ATTCCCCCAGCTGATGTTGTGACCCTTCATTTGATTGCATTCTGA
- the CAPZA3 gene encoding F-actin-capping protein subunit alpha-3 isoform X1, protein MSLSVLSRKEKERVIRRLLIQAPPGEFVNAFDDLCLLIRDEKLMHHQGECAGHQHCQKYCVPLSIDGNPVLLSHHNVMGDYRFFDYQSKLSFKFDLLQNQLKDIQSHGIIRNETEYLRNVVLCALKLYVSDHYPKGNCNVLRKTVKNKEFLIACIEDHSYETRDCWNGLWKSKWIFQINPFLTQVTGRIFVQAHFFKAVNLHVEISKDLKESLEIVNQAQLALSFARLVEEQENIFQVAVLEELQELSNEALRKILRRDLPVTRTLIDWQRILSDLNLVMYPKLGYVIYSRSVLCNWII, encoded by the coding sequence ATGTCACTTAGCGTTCTGagtaggaaggagaaagaaagagtaattcGCAGACTGTTGATACAGGCTCCTCCAGGGGAATTTGTAAATGCCTTTGATGATCTCTGTCTGCTTATCCGTGATGAAAAACTTATGCACCATCAAGGTGAGTGTGCAGGCCACCAACACTGCCAGAAATATTGTGTACCACTCTCTATCGATGGAAATCCAGTACTCTTGTCTCACCACAACGTAATGGGTGACTACCGATTTTTTGACTATCAAAGCAAACTTTCTTTCAAATTCGACCTGCTTCAAAACCAGTTAAAAGACATCCAAAGTCACGGTATCATTCGGAATGAGACAGAATACCTGAGAAATGTTGTTCTGTGTGCCTTAAAACTGTACGTGAGTGATCACTACCCAAAAGGAAATTGCAACGTGCTGAGAAAAACCGTGAAAAATAAGGAGTTCTTGATAGCGTGCATTGAGGACCACAGCTATGAAACAAGAGACTGCTGGAATGGCCTTTGGAAATCTAAATGGATTTTCCAAATCAATCCATTTCTAACCCAAGTAACAGGAAGAATTTTTGTGCAAGCTCACTTCTTCAAGGCTGTCAACCTTCATGTTGAAATCTCCAAGGACCTGAAAGAAAGCTTGGAAATAGTTAACCAAGCTCAACTGGCTTTAAGTTTTGCGAGGCTTGTGGAAGAGCAAGAGAATATATTTCAAGTTGCAGTCTTAGAAGAATTACAGGAGTTATCGAACGAAGCCCTGAGAAAAATTCTACGAAGAGATCTTCCAGTGACCCGCACTCTTATTGACTGGCAAAGGATACTCTCTGACTTGAATTTGGTGATGTATCCTAAATTAGGTTATGTCATTTATTCAAGAAGTGTGTTATGCAACTGGATAATCTAA